The sequence below is a genomic window from Silene latifolia isolate original U9 population chromosome 7, ASM4854445v1, whole genome shotgun sequence.
ATTTATTATTATCACCACCGATATGAGAGATGATCTTACATCTTTTCACCACCGATATGAGACATAGGTTTGAACGCTAACAGTTATGATGTGATTCTAAATAGTTGTTTGAGGCTAATTATTATCACCTGAAATTGTGATTTTTCGGATCATATAGTTTTCGATAATTGTCTCAGTTCGAGTCAACAATTCAACATCCAAAAACTTTTGTGGCCGATTTATCTCAAACTGTAGAGTAGTGACATAGATATAATCATAGAGAAAAAGTGCAGTGCGAGATCACGGAACAATACGGGGAATGTTATGAATTGTGCTTCCAATGCATGCATTTAAGCGCGCATCGCTTGATACAAAAGTTGTAGACTTATAGTAGTATAGTAGAAGGCTCGTGTTGAGATCTTTTCCAATGTGTATGTTTAGGATATTGTCGCACATCGGTAGATTTACAGATCGGTAGATTTAAAGATCGGACTCAACAACTCGTTTACCCATCTTTAACAATCGTGTATATATCCTCATTGAGTTGCCCAAAAGTCATAACACAAATATGTATTCCGTAATTAACAAGTTGGGAAATGACCGGTTATTTTAAGGTCGAGACCCGATCCGAACGGGTCGACCCATTGGATCaagggaaaatcatgaattttattaaaaatattgacatttatatattatatttgaaaatatagtcaaaaaattatttttttattacttaaaattaaaaattcaactaaaaagtcaattttatatcacttttataatatttaataataaaataattattaaaaagagtttattttaataattatatcaatataattattgtatatgatgaatatggttaaaataataaaaatattttttaaattaaaaaatcgtttaaaaaagacgttaaaaattatttcttgacccgtattctgatcCTAACCCGACTCGTGACCCGTATGACTCGATTCgtatttgacccgacccgtatcctgacccgacccgtatgacccgacccacCCGACCTGTTTGACCGGTCTACTTGTGGGTGATCAAAGTACCATTGAAAAACATTCTCAAAATATAAAGGTAAATAACTAACTAAGACGTCCTAAAATAGAATAGATAAACAAATAACCAGGACGAGAATAAGAATATATTCAAATTTCAAGTAATCATCAAGGAAAAACATGAAAATTCTAAACATTTTCTAAGATCTTTGTATAATTTTTTTCATATTATTTACCCTTtgggaacaaaaaaaaaaaaaaaaaaaaatctaacaaGCCTAAAACAATCAAAATTGCATCAAAGGATACCTAGTCAAAACATAATTAAATTGAATACAAGGAGAATTATTCCAAACATAAGAATGTACCCTTAATATTTCCCTAACTTTATCCTTCAAATACTTAGCACAATCCGCTTGTAAAACTATGCAAAGCGTATACACAGCTCCAACCTTAAGCATCTCTTGTAACGCTTCCTTCGTGGCGGAACACTTCGATATTAGCGCTAATATATGGACCGCCCTATCGTCCACCACCGGCGACACCTTAAGTATTTTTTCCGACACGACCGCAATCCCACCCGAATGGGCCATAAATTGGGCCCTACCCTCGGCACAAGAGCATAATTGGGCCAATAGACAAAATATTAActcggtaattttttttttctcggtttGGGCTAAGTTCAGCTCGAGTTCGAGTTCGAGTAATTCAAAGATGGCGTTCGCTTCAATTATTTTGTATCGGTTCCTTCCGTGTGGGCACACCTCTAACAAAATTCGAAGGGCCCCTTTAATGGGGCCCGCGAAATCGCCCTCATTTATTTCTCCTCTTGACCTTAATATTTTGATGACTCCTTCAAAAAACTCGGGGCTTAACTGTTCGGCTAGGCTTGAACTCGCGACCTTAACCACGTCCTTCATAAAAATAACCGCGAGATTTCTCGTCGTGTTATTAAAACAACTATTTTTGTTTAAAATCGACGTAATGGAATCGAGAAGCTCGTAATTTTCGCTCACACATTTAACAACTTCCGTTGACGTAGGTGTCCAAACCGCGTTAACAACCCGTAACGCCTTTTCAAGAAACGACGTCGTTTTAGTCTCCTTACTACATTTAATAATATAACTAACCATAGCTTTGACCACACCTGACTCAGCCATGACCCGCCTATCATTGACCAGCCCGTCTGACGTGGCAATAGCGAGGAGTTGATCCAATGCAGCGGACTGTAGCCGGGGCACGGTCAACCCCCTTAGGATCTTAACAATATGGGTGCGGGTCAATGCTGCTCTAGGGGTCGGGATTCTCTCGACCCCATGTCGAGCATTGACCACGCACCAGGCTTGTATAAGCCTACGTAACGTATGGTTCGGGGTTAAATCCGAGTCACATGACAATGGTTGTTTTGTGACCGGGCAAACAGGATCAACGGCTTCTTTAAGCCATTGATCGATGTTTTCCCGGTCATAAGTTATACCGGTTACAGTCGTAACCGGGTCTTTCATAATTTGTAGGGAAATTGGACATAAGAAATATTGAGGGATTTCAACTTCTTGATCTAAATCACACATTATGGTGTTGTTGTTACTGTAAATGGGACAGAGAATCCGCTCTCGGGGATTTTTGGTTATGGTGTAAGTTTGGTTTTGATAAGTTTGGTGAGGTTGAGTATAAGGGTTATATATACAAAATGGTAAGACAAAGCGGCTGAGATGTTACGTTTAATATTTGGAAGGTTGTGGAGAGTAATTTAAGTTTGATTTGATGAGAAAGTTTGAATATAACGTATGGAGACTTAGATGTCTGTTAATTTAGTATTATTAATATTTGGAGTGTACGACTCTGGTGGTTCTTTGTTTGCTTATCATTTATATTTATATTGTCGACGTTGGCTCTGATTCTTATTTTTGTATAAGGCCGTCTtatgtaaaattttgtataaAATGGAGTTTTAATATAGATATTTACGAATCGTTCAAATGAAAAGTGAATCAATGAAAAGAAttcgttttaatttttttttttaagtgtcTTGGAATCGTGCTCTGAAATTTGAGCTTGAGCTCGGAATCGGTTTGGAAATGGCATGAGCTCTATTAAACCCTTGTTTTCTTTACTTTTTTACttgttaatactccctccattcaactccactttgcatgtttctcttttacacactattcacaagcggacattcaacttcaattttctctcgatacataagttaaaatatattcatgtgggatcttatttgattcgtctttaagagtacattaaaaatatttaacttttataacttttgcaaatacgtagctaaagatatttaccgcgtaaaagtcgcgttgacaaacgtgataaaacaaacatgtaaagtggagttgaatggagggagtatttaaattagaaataaatacaattaaaataAATGCATATATAAAATacttaataaataaaataaaaatataaccATAAATATTAAACTGACATTTGATTAAGATTAAGATTAATGGCAAAATACTAAAATTAAATAATAGAAAATTAAAATTTATCTAAATGAGCTTCCGATGGAGCTCAACTAAGCTATGAATCAGATCAGATTTGGCTAAGATCGGCTCGGATTAGGCTCGGAATTAGTAATAGTGTCAATCCAATCTACCGTTTATCAAACAATCCGTTTTCACTTGTGATTACAAGTTATTACAATGATTAAATTGTTGCCTTATTGGATTATGGCTCTGTTTGGTAATCAGCAGATtgatattagcagaagcagattggtcaagcagattataaatgacagattggattaacaggtttgactagtatatttcaattagcagatttagtagaagtatttggtaattagcagattttggttaaaagattgttgtatctatgtgtagattgttgacggattcatatttcacaatgtaaacagtagattgagctataatctactctttcaatatatcatttaccaaacactcaaaatagtagattggtgagtcaaacatgctaaaagtcttgaatatgctgaaaatttcccaatccgccgtttaccaaacaccccctataAATTAGTAAGTATGTACGACTGGAGTTGGAGAAGTCGCTTTCTTTGATTCAGTTATGATTTTagtatttatatttattaatttggTTTGTTTACTAGTCATACTTTCTCATTTTGCCAGTCAACATTTGTTAGAGATTTGAGAAGACCATATAAATCATTTTCGGTGTGACTTTCGTGTCTTTGAGGAGATGTATCAGAGGCCACCGGTACGTGGCAATTGTCGATTGGTTACGGAGACGGGCCCacgtataaaaatgaattaattttGCATTATTAATGGAATTTTCGTGAAAATGGAAGAAGTGAGATGGGCAAGGGGATGTTGGCTGGCGTTAAGAGACTTTCTTGGCCATGTAGATTGCATGTTttgtaaataaataaattattctaGATTAGACTTTATCCATTAATAAATACTTGTAATTTTCTTGTATTATTGTTCTTATGGTAAGCCAAATTCAATGAGAATTCATTCTGAGAGTACtatgaaaatgaaattttatatATTTTCACTATTCGATATTTCACGATGATGGTAAAGAAATTTAGATATATCAGTTATCATAATTAAATATCAGGTTGTTGAAATAAAATTACAAATTCGACAAGTGATTATTCTACATTTaaagttattgttattgttattgagtTGAACTTATTCACGTAATATGATTTTCATTAGAGTGAAACGAATTACAGGTTAAATACCATAATAGCTACAATTTAGGTtgaaattataaatttataataacACGTAGAAAGTTTACTACGAGACCATCTCACGGAAAGTTTATTGAGACTTTTTATTACAATTAAAAGAACAATTGACAGCAAGATTAATACAACTCAACAAGTGCGAACAAAATAAAATAGTTTACTTACAACTCAACAAGGTGCCCGAATTGAGCTAAAAGCAGTCAATTTGCGAAAGCTATCTTCAGTTCTGACATCCTCTACGCCAGTACCAATCAATTTGCAAAACTCATTGCGAGAAATTCGCAGATTGCTCTGCATGTACCGTCATTGGTCTATTAGCCTTGCTACAGGCCGATGTTAGTTTAGTTATATGTACTAGTTAcattttttatttattaaatCAGTTTATTGTCATGAAAAAAAATAA
It includes:
- the LOC141590861 gene encoding E3 ubiquitin-protein ligase PUB24-like: MCDLDQEVEIPQYFLCPISLQIMKDPVTTVTGITYDRENIDQWLKEAVDPVCPVTKQPLSCDSDLTPNHTLRRLIQAWCVVNARHGVERIPTPRAALTRTHIVKILRGLTVPRLQSAALDQLLAIATSDGLVNDRRVMAESGVVKAMVSYIIKCSKETKTTSFLEKALRVVNAVWTPTSTEVVKCVSENYELLDSITSILNKNSCFNNTTRNLAVIFMKDVVKVASSSLAEQLSPEFFEGVIKILRSRGEINEGDFAGPIKGALRILLEVCPHGRNRYKIIEANAIFELLELELELNLAQTEKKKITELIFCLLAQLCSCAEGRAQFMAHSGGIAVVSEKILKVSPVVDDRAVHILALISKCSATKEALQEMLKVGAVYTLCIVLQADCAKYLKDKVREILRVHSYVWNNSPCIQFNYVLTRYPLMQF